A window of Gemmatimonadota bacterium contains these coding sequences:
- a CDS encoding twin-arginine translocase subunit TatC encodes GYETGSATVCFVVGAVLAYWLVIPLAMKFFVGMAADTIVMPQFDIGEYIGFVLRLLIAFGLVFELPVLTFFLAKMGIATRDRMRKGRRYALVFGIILAAILTPPDPLSQVLMALPLVVLYEISIWVARIVNE; translated from the coding sequence GGATATGAGACAGGTTCGGCTACTGTGTGTTTTGTTGTTGGTGCTGTTTTGGCGTACTGGCTGGTTATCCCATTGGCGATGAAGTTTTTTGTTGGTATGGCTGCTGATACGATTGTGATGCCGCAGTTTGATATTGGGGAGTATATCGGTTTTGTGCTGCGCCTTCTGATTGCTTTTGGCCTGGTGTTTGAGTTGCCCGTGTTGACGTTTTTTTTGGCTAAGATGGGGATTGCAACACGCGATCGGATGCGAAAGGGACGGCGTTATGCGCTTGTGTTCGGGATTATACTCGCCGCTATTTTGACCCCTCCCGATCCCCTGTCTCAGGTTTTGATGGCGCTGCCGCTCGTAGTTTTGTACGAGATTAGTATTTGGGTGGCGCGGATTGTGAATGAGTAG